A single window of Kitasatospora sp. HUAS MG31 DNA harbors:
- the pflA gene encoding pyruvate formate-lyase-activating protein, which yields MLHSWDLSTGVDGPGTRFVAFLAGCPLRCLYCHNPDTWHLRDGRRTTADEIVQEAAKYTEFIRASGGGATISGGEPLLQPNLTGELLHRFKHELGLHTALDTSGFLGSRATDALLADTDLALLDIKSWDHALYRHLTGQEVAPTLDFARRLAGLGTEVWVRFVLVPGLTDLPENIEGVAAFAASLGNVARVDVLPFHKLAAAKWRSLGLEFTLADAPAPTSDQVSAARAVFAAHGLHAV from the coding sequence ATGCTGCACTCCTGGGACCTGTCGACCGGCGTCGACGGCCCGGGGACGCGCTTCGTCGCCTTCCTCGCTGGCTGCCCGCTGCGCTGCCTCTACTGCCACAACCCCGACACGTGGCACCTGCGCGACGGCCGGCGCACCACCGCCGACGAGATCGTCCAGGAGGCCGCCAAGTACACCGAGTTCATCCGCGCCTCCGGTGGCGGGGCGACGATCAGCGGCGGCGAGCCGCTGCTCCAGCCGAACCTCACCGGCGAGCTGCTGCACCGCTTCAAGCACGAACTCGGCCTGCATACCGCCCTGGACACCTCCGGCTTCCTCGGCTCCCGCGCCACCGACGCGCTGCTCGCCGACACCGACCTCGCCCTGCTCGACATCAAGTCCTGGGACCACGCGCTCTACCGACACCTGACCGGCCAGGAGGTCGCGCCGACGCTCGACTTCGCCCGCCGCCTGGCCGGCCTCGGCACCGAGGTTTGGGTCCGCTTCGTGCTCGTCCCGGGGCTCACCGACCTTCCCGAGAACATCGAAGGCGTCGCCGCCTTCGCCGCCTCGCTCGGCAACGTCGCCCGGGTCGACGTGCTGCCCTTCCACAAGCTCGCTGCAGCCAAATGGCGCTCGCTGGGCTTGGAGTTCACCCTCGCCGACGCGCCGGCGCCGACCA